Part of the Flavobacteriales bacterium genome, TTCCCTTCAAAACCTGCTTGTTTAAGCACCCATCTTTGAATCAGTTCACCTTCTTGCCCAGCATCGCCACAATTAATAACTTCGGTGGCGTTTTCGCAAAGTTTTTTGATGATTCCAAATTGTTTTTGAACCCCTTGATCATTAATAACCTTGGTTTCAAATTTCTTAGGAAGCATAGGAAGGGAATTTAAATCCCAACGTTTCCAATGCGGGAAGTATTCATTAGGTTCATACAATCCACAAAAATGCCCAAAGGTCCAAGTAATTTGATAGCCATTACCTTGGATGTAACCATCATATTTTTCTTGGGCTCCAAGTACTTTAGCCAATTCTCTTGCAACACTGGGTTTTTCTGCAATACAAACCTTCATAAATCTTCAATTTTGAAACTAAATTTAGCTCAAAATTAAGATTCCTATTTTATTCTTGTATCAATTTTTCTATCAACTGATGAATTTCTTCACTGTTCCACTTGGCAGCTCCTGTTTTTTCTATCAAAATTTCTCCTTTTTTATTGATTAAATAAGTGGTAGGCAAGCTATTTGAATTTAATGCATTGGGCGTTTGAGTGATTGCCTGAAAAGTGGCTAATTCATATTTTTTTTCTTCTAATTTTTTCTGTACGATCCCTTTTTCTTCATTAGAAACAAAATAAAAATCTATTTGACCCTTATATTTCTGATACAAATCGTGCAACTCTGGTAATTCTGCCATACACGGAGGACACCAAGTTGCCCAAAAATTCACTAAAACCACTTTTCCTTTTGAATCTTCAAAACTCACTTGCTTTCCTTCTTCGTTTACAAGAATCCATTGATAAGATTTAAGTGTTTTTTGATCTTCTTTATCAAGAATACTTGGCGTAAAGCTTAAAAGTCTGGAGGTCCATTTTTTCACATGAAACCCAAGGGGTGTAAAAAAAATTAAAGCCATTATTCCAATAAAAATTAGATTGCTTTTCCAACTGCTTTTTTTTGTTTTTTCCATAAAGCAAAGGTATTTTTATTATCCGTTCGAGATGGTGTTTGGAATTACATTGCTTTTTATTCTATACGATTTCTAATCTCATTTAGCCCTTTTAGAAGGCAGAGAACGGGGTTCTCGATACAATTTCTTTTTCCGCTGCTCTCCAAAGAAATCACTCGAACTGACAGAGATATAAAAATTGTACACCTTTGTCAGTTCGAGGTTTTTGATGAAATGCAATGGAATCAAAAATTTTATCGAGAATGCGTATAGTTGTCAAAGTTCTCGATACAATTTCTTTTCCGCTGTTCTTCAAAGAAATTACTCGAACTGACATACTCGATACAATTTCTTTTCCGTTTCTCTTCAAAGAAATCACTCGAATTGACAGAGATATAAAAAATGTACACCTTGTCAGTTCAAGTGGTTTTTGATGAAATGCAATGGAATCAAAAATTGTACACCTTTGTCAGTTCGAGTGGTTTTTGATGGAATGCAATGGAATCGAAAATTTTATCGAGAATGCGTATGGTTGTCAAAGTTCTCGATACAATTTCTTTTCCGCTGCTCTCCAAAGAAATCACTCGAACTGACAG contains:
- a CDS encoding TlpA family protein disulfide reductase codes for the protein MEKTKKSSWKSNLIFIGIMALIFFTPLGFHVKKWTSRLLSFTPSILDKEDQKTLKSYQWILVNEEGKQVSFEDSKGKVVLVNFWATWCPPCMAELPELHDLYQKYKGQIDFYFVSNEEKGIVQKKLEEKKYELATFQAITQTPNALNSNSLPTTYLINKKGEILIEKTGAAKWNSEEIHQLIEKLIQE